Proteins from one Rhinopithecus roxellana isolate Shanxi Qingling chromosome 20, ASM756505v1, whole genome shotgun sequence genomic window:
- the SMIM22 gene encoding small integral membrane protein 22 isoform X1, whose translation MAVSTEELETTVQEVLGRLKSHQFFQSTWDTAAFIIFLTFVGKCGSASGSPQPPALGQGHTWMAVLSPGTVLLLLLLVIAHCWCCSCCRSPGPRRASPRKVSPWKERPKGVDNLALEP comes from the exons ATGGCTGTGTCCACAGAGGAGCTGGAGACCACAGTTCAGGAAGTCCTGGGGAGACTGAAGAGCCACCAGTTTTTCCAGTCCACATGGGACACTGCTGCCTTCATCATCTTCCTCACCTTCGTGGGTAAGTGTGGCTCGGCCTCGGGGTCcccccagccccctgccctgggccagggTCACACCTGGATGGCTGTCCTGTCCCCAGGTACggtgctgctcctgctgctgctggtcaTCGCCCACTGCTGGTGCTGCAGCTGCTGTCGCTCCCCCGGGCCCCGCAGGGCAAGCCCCAGGAAGGTGAGCCCCTGGAAG GAAAGACCCAAGGGAGTGGATAACTTGGCCCTGGAACCCTGA
- the SMIM22 gene encoding small integral membrane protein 22 isoform X3 has product MAVSTEELETTVQEVLGRLKSHQFFQSTWDTAAFIIFLTFVGTVLLLLLLVIAHCWCCSCCRSPGPRRASPRKERPKGVDNLALEP; this is encoded by the exons ATGGCTGTGTCCACAGAGGAGCTGGAGACCACAGTTCAGGAAGTCCTGGGGAGACTGAAGAGCCACCAGTTTTTCCAGTCCACATGGGACACTGCTGCCTTCATCATCTTCCTCACCTTCGTGG GTACggtgctgctcctgctgctgctggtcaTCGCCCACTGCTGGTGCTGCAGCTGCTGTCGCTCCCCCGGGCCCCGCAGGGCAAGCCCCAGGAAG GAAAGACCCAAGGGAGTGGATAACTTGGCCCTGGAACCCTGA
- the SMIM22 gene encoding small integral membrane protein 22 isoform X2, with protein sequence MAVSTEELETTVQEVLGRLKSHQFFQSTWDTAAFIIFLTFVGTVLLLLLLVIAHCWCCSCCRSPGPRRASPRKVSPWKERPKGVDNLALEP encoded by the exons ATGGCTGTGTCCACAGAGGAGCTGGAGACCACAGTTCAGGAAGTCCTGGGGAGACTGAAGAGCCACCAGTTTTTCCAGTCCACATGGGACACTGCTGCCTTCATCATCTTCCTCACCTTCGTGG GTACggtgctgctcctgctgctgctggtcaTCGCCCACTGCTGGTGCTGCAGCTGCTGTCGCTCCCCCGGGCCCCGCAGGGCAAGCCCCAGGAAGGTGAGCCCCTGGAAG GAAAGACCCAAGGGAGTGGATAACTTGGCCCTGGAACCCTGA
- the ROGDI gene encoding protein rogdi homolog — MVTVMAATAAERAVLEEEFRWLLHDEVHAVLKQLQDILKEASLRFTLTGSGTEGPAKQENFILGSCGTDQVKGVLTLQGDALSQADVNLKMPRNNQLLHFAFREDKQWKLQQIQDARNHVSQAIYLLTSRDESYQFKTGAEVLKLMDAVMLQLTRARNRLTTPATLTLPEIAASGLTRMFAPALPSDLLVNVYINLNKLCLTVYQLHALQPNSTKNFRPAGGAVLHSPGAMFEWGSQRLEVSHVHKVECVIPWLNDALVYFTVSLQLCQQLKDKISVFSSYWSYRPF; from the exons ATGGTCACCGTAATGGCAGCGACGGCGGCGGAGCGGGCCGTGCTG GAGGAGGAGTTCCGCTGGTTGCTGCACGACGAGGTGCATGCTGTGCTGAAGCAGCTGCAGGACATTCTCAAG GAGGCCTCTCTGCGCTTCACTCTGACGGGCTCGGGCACTGAAGGGCCCGCCAAGCAAGAGAACTTCATCCTAGGCAGCTGTGG CACAGACCAGGTGAAGGGGGTGCTGACTCTGCAGGGGGATGCCCTCAGCCAGGCG GACGTGAACTTGAAAATGCCCCGGAACAACCAGCTGCTGCACTTCGCCTTCCGAGAGGACAAGCAGTGGAAGCTGCAGCAG ATCCAGGACGCCAGAAACCATGTGAGCCAAGCCATTTACCTGCTTACCAGCCGGGACGAGAGCTACCAGTTCAAGACGGGCGCTGAGGTCCTCAAG CTGATGGATGCAGTGATGCTGCAGCTGACCAGAGCCCGAAACCGCCTCACCACCCCCGCCACCCTCACCCTCCCTGAGATCGCCGCCAGCGGCCTCACG CGGATGTTCGCCCCCGCCCTGCCCTCCGACCTGCTGGTCAATGTCTACATCAACCTCAACAAGCTCTGCCTCACGGTGTACCAGCTGCATGCCCTGCAGCCCAACTCCACCAAG AACTTCCGCCCAGCCGGAGGCGCGGTGCTGCACAGCCCTGGGGCCATGTT CGAGTGGGGCTCTCAGCGCCTGGAGGTGAGCCACGTGCACAAGGTGGAGTGCGTGATCCCCTGGCTCAACGATGCCCTGGTTTACTTCACCGTCTCCTTGCAGCTCTGCCAGCAGCTTAAGGACAAG ATCTCCGTGTTCTCCAGCTACTGGAGCTACAGACCCTTCTGA